A section of the Pediococcus inopinatus genome encodes:
- a CDS encoding ATP-dependent DNA helicase has protein sequence MTAKKIGIRELVEFVLRAGDLNSSSNSQNTALEGARIHRKLQKAGGENYEKEVYVKRTVSMADEDYVIDGRADGVIQTDDQLLIEEIKTSDPDFEDLSENTLTLYWSQAKVYGAILTHDLDMPEVTLRLTYYQRTTDKITKTEHTYTHEELQKFFDGLIEEYSSWLVMRSDWRKTRNQSIKDLDFPFDEYRNGQRDLAVAVYKTVALKKRLFVEAPTGTGKTISTLFPSIKAMGEDLCDRLFYLTAKQSTRSVAEKGLQLMVEKGLQIKSITLTAKDKIIFPEEVDVAPEDNPYMIGYYDRLKDGIRDVFENENQITRPTIEKYAKKHTLDPFEFSLDISTFVDVIICDYNYLFDPIVYLQRFFTQPDDSNFFLVDEAHNLVSRSRDMYTAEVDDRVTDDLIKAGKTASKNEDIQGITNQLKKVQTVFDQVKLPLTEQHKTQAITTEELTGFRHGLEKFNTFVSDWLAKQAPTPFTSQILDFYFTLLRYVKISAFYDESYRVIVTINDDQSVSVKELCLDPSPYLDMSLKMGRGVVFFSATLSPMDYFKETLGCAENGLTLQLTSPFIEKRQNILITQYVNTTYRQRENSLANIVSSIFEMVNAKKGNYLIFCPSYKYMTQIEDAFLQKYQQFNVIEQSNQMNEEARQEFLDAFAKNYPHSLIGFSVLGGIFSEGIDLVGDYLIGVAIVSVGLPGLSDERNLIRDYFDQKNGKGFEYAYQLPGMNHVLQAAGRLIRSDQDAGNVLLMDNRFSSQRYTQLFPRHWQNYQRVYSIDQLAKNVQEFWQNLNE, from the coding sequence ATGACAGCTAAAAAAATAGGTATTCGGGAACTAGTTGAGTTTGTTCTCCGTGCTGGTGACCTGAATTCTTCGAGTAATAGTCAAAATACGGCTTTAGAAGGAGCTCGAATTCACCGGAAGCTTCAAAAGGCGGGTGGCGAAAACTATGAAAAAGAAGTTTACGTGAAACGGACAGTTTCCATGGCCGACGAAGACTATGTGATTGATGGGCGCGCAGATGGTGTGATTCAAACTGATGATCAACTCTTAATCGAAGAAATTAAAACGTCGGATCCTGATTTCGAGGATTTATCAGAAAATACACTGACCCTTTATTGGAGTCAGGCCAAAGTTTATGGAGCCATTTTGACCCATGATTTGGATATGCCAGAAGTTACTTTACGCCTAACGTATTACCAACGGACAACTGACAAAATCACCAAAACAGAGCACACCTATACACACGAAGAACTTCAGAAATTCTTTGACGGCTTAATTGAAGAGTATAGCAGCTGGCTAGTCATGCGCAGTGATTGGCGGAAAACGCGAAATCAAAGTATCAAGGACCTAGATTTCCCATTTGACGAATATCGCAATGGCCAACGAGATTTGGCGGTGGCGGTCTACAAGACGGTTGCCTTGAAGAAACGGTTATTTGTTGAAGCACCCACGGGAACGGGCAAGACGATTTCAACCTTATTTCCTAGTATTAAAGCGATGGGTGAAGATTTGTGTGATCGCTTATTTTATCTAACCGCCAAACAAAGTACCCGTAGTGTTGCGGAAAAAGGGCTGCAATTGATGGTGGAAAAGGGTTTGCAGATCAAAAGTATTACGTTAACGGCCAAAGATAAAATCATTTTTCCTGAAGAAGTGGACGTTGCACCAGAAGATAATCCATATATGATTGGCTACTACGATCGCTTGAAGGATGGCATTCGCGACGTTTTTGAAAACGAAAATCAAATTACGCGGCCAACCATTGAAAAGTATGCGAAGAAACATACTTTAGATCCGTTCGAGTTTTCACTAGATATTTCGACCTTCGTGGATGTCATTATCTGTGACTACAATTATCTGTTTGATCCGATCGTGTATCTGCAACGGTTTTTCACCCAACCTGATGATTCTAATTTTTTCTTGGTTGATGAAGCCCATAATTTAGTGTCGCGATCGCGTGATATGTATACTGCCGAAGTCGATGATCGGGTAACTGATGATTTAATTAAAGCTGGCAAAACGGCTAGTAAAAACGAAGATATTCAAGGAATTACCAATCAGTTAAAGAAAGTTCAGACGGTTTTTGATCAAGTAAAACTTCCCTTGACGGAACAACACAAAACCCAAGCAATAACGACTGAAGAGTTGACTGGGTTTCGACATGGGTTAGAGAAGTTCAATACTTTTGTGTCAGATTGGTTGGCGAAACAGGCGCCGACCCCTTTTACCTCCCAAATATTAGATTTTTATTTCACCTTATTAAGGTACGTCAAAATTTCAGCTTTCTACGATGAAAGTTATCGCGTGATTGTGACAATTAATGATGACCAGAGTGTAAGCGTGAAAGAGTTGTGTTTGGATCCGAGTCCGTACTTAGACATGTCATTAAAAATGGGGCGTGGGGTGGTCTTCTTTTCGGCCACGTTATCACCAATGGATTATTTTAAGGAAACGTTGGGATGCGCCGAAAACGGACTGACGTTACAGCTAACTTCGCCATTTATAGAAAAACGGCAAAATATTTTGATTACGCAATATGTCAATACAACCTATCGACAACGAGAAAATAGTTTGGCCAACATTGTTTCAAGCATCTTTGAAATGGTGAATGCCAAAAAGGGAAACTATCTTATTTTTTGCCCGTCATACAAATACATGACACAAATTGAAGACGCCTTTCTTCAAAAGTATCAACAATTCAATGTGATTGAGCAAAGCAATCAGATGAATGAAGAGGCCCGCCAAGAATTTCTCGATGCGTTTGCGAAAAATTATCCGCATTCGTTAATTGGTTTTAGTGTGCTGGGTGGTATTTTTTCTGAAGGAATCGATTTGGTGGGTGATTACTTGATTGGGGTGGCAATTGTGAGTGTTGGCTTGCCGGGATTGAGTGATGAACGCAATTTAATTCGAGACTACTTTGACCAAAAAAATGGCAAAGGATTTGAGTATGCTTATCAACTACCGGGGATGAACCATGTCCTGCAGGCGGCGGGACGCTTGATTCGTAGTGATCAGGATGCCGGCAACGTACTCTTGATGGACAACCGGTTTAGCAGTCAGCGCTATACACAGCTGTTTCCACGACACTGGCAAAACTATCAGCGGGTGTATTCAATCGATCAGTTGGCAAAAAATGTTCAGGAATTTTGGCAAAATTTGAATGAGTAA
- a CDS encoding class A sortase, with translation MSRKFKKWLVASIFCVGLIIALIGLLSNPLIQNMGNEEVDNMTPKKVEASKRKPANFDYSSVKMLNPASTTWGTAKDFVQGDTSDYAPVGKVAIPNVSLRLPIGKGLGHQVLSRGAGTMSEDQQMGQGNYAMAGHYMTNTQILFSPLKRVKIGDMIYLTDMQKVYRYRTYSKRTVPKNEVEVLKEVAGKKVVTLITCASPYANEPNRIVVKGELVGTSTDLNQYKNIFG, from the coding sequence ATGAGCCGAAAATTTAAAAAGTGGTTAGTCGCCAGCATCTTTTGTGTCGGATTGATCATCGCGCTGATTGGCTTGTTAAGTAATCCGCTAATTCAAAACATGGGAAATGAAGAAGTGGATAACATGACACCCAAAAAAGTGGAAGCTTCCAAACGAAAACCAGCCAATTTTGATTACTCATCTGTTAAAATGCTGAATCCCGCCAGCACGACTTGGGGTACCGCCAAAGATTTTGTTCAAGGGGATACATCAGACTATGCGCCAGTTGGAAAAGTCGCCATTCCAAATGTTTCGCTGCGACTTCCAATTGGGAAAGGTCTGGGCCACCAGGTGCTTTCTCGCGGTGCTGGAACGATGAGTGAAGATCAACAGATGGGTCAGGGAAACTATGCCATGGCTGGCCATTATATGACGAATACGCAGATTCTATTTTCCCCATTAAAACGAGTTAAAATTGGGGATATGATTTATTTAACGGATATGCAGAAAGTTTATCGTTACCGAACTTACAGCAAACGCACCGTTCCTAAAAATGAGGTTGAAGTTCTAAAAGAGGTTGCAGGGAAAAAAGTAGTGACTTTAATTACCTGTGCGTCGCCATATGCGAATGAACCTAACCGGATCGTGGTGAAAGGAGAACTTGTGGGGACGAGTACCGACTTGAATCAGTACAAAAATATTTTTGGTTAG
- a CDS encoding C40 family peptidase — MKIKSALPILLFFTTFLAIFFGQSTISADSIKPIQGIQTTVNHKDCLASLSIPKKTQQIKADSKPEVSETSTKKATKSYSTLINLARKQLGKNYVWGAVGPDTFDCSGLTQYLFDNAYNKTLPRTAAAQYAAFDHVSHDNVKPGDLVFFSYNGGASIDHVGIVVSGDNQMIDAQDRGVIKESYMASYWKPYIAGYAHVMDLK, encoded by the coding sequence ATGAAAATTAAATCTGCATTACCTATTTTACTATTCTTTACCACATTTTTGGCGATCTTCTTCGGTCAATCTACAATTTCGGCGGACAGCATTAAGCCAATTCAAGGAATTCAGACAACTGTCAACCACAAAGACTGTTTGGCTTCGCTTAGTATTCCTAAGAAAACTCAACAAATCAAAGCTGACTCCAAACCAGAAGTGTCTGAAACCAGCACCAAAAAAGCAACTAAAAGCTACAGTACTTTGATCAACTTAGCGCGCAAACAACTTGGCAAGAACTATGTTTGGGGAGCTGTTGGCCCAGACACATTTGATTGCTCTGGCTTAACCCAATACCTCTTTGATAATGCCTACAATAAAACATTACCAAGAACGGCCGCAGCTCAATATGCCGCTTTTGATCATGTTTCTCATGATAACGTTAAACCTGGAGACCTTGTTTTCTTCAGTTATAACGGTGGCGCTTCAATTGATCATGTGGGGATTGTCGTTTCTGGTGATAACCAAATGATTGATGCGCAAGACCGTGGCGTAATCAAAGAAAGCTACATGGCATCTTATTGGAAACCTTACATTGCTGGCTATGCGCATGTGATGGATCTTAAGTAA
- a CDS encoding class C sortase yields the protein MKEVLVIKKKWLKRILATLIFVIGLGILAFPFVSNAMSQQQQHRMIDTYNDVSRHSKQAVVVSTSRINKTLSWFKNPFQQFNVKKVDKDKKSHTMNGMLTQVEMLGTINIPGIDSKLPIFKGTADLQLSEGAGLMEKTSPLDGKKGSHSVVTAHRGLPGSKLFTDLPKLKKGDRFFINSKGKKMTYKVDRIKTIKPTELGNFAKDDNYNYVTLMTCTPYMINTHRLLVRGHRIPNEKEPAPKKQIPWIWIGLGVIVAGGAAYGGYRWYKKKKVK from the coding sequence ATGAAGGAGGTGTTAGTCATTAAGAAAAAATGGCTAAAACGAATACTTGCAACGCTAATATTTGTCATCGGGCTGGGAATTCTGGCCTTCCCGTTCGTTTCAAATGCAATGTCGCAACAACAACAGCACCGCATGATCGACACATATAATGACGTTTCGCGACATAGTAAGCAAGCCGTCGTTGTTTCCACCTCCCGCATTAATAAAACGTTGTCCTGGTTTAAAAACCCGTTTCAACAGTTTAATGTCAAAAAGGTAGATAAAGACAAAAAATCACACACGATGAATGGAATGCTGACTCAGGTTGAAATGTTGGGAACGATTAATATTCCTGGTATTGACTCAAAATTACCAATTTTTAAAGGAACTGCGGATCTTCAATTAAGTGAAGGCGCCGGGCTGATGGAAAAGACTTCACCACTAGATGGCAAGAAGGGTTCGCATAGTGTGGTGACGGCTCACCGAGGGTTGCCTGGAAGCAAGCTCTTTACAGATTTGCCCAAATTAAAAAAGGGTGATCGTTTCTTCATTAATTCGAAGGGTAAGAAGATGACTTACAAAGTCGATCGAATCAAAACGATCAAGCCGACCGAACTAGGTAATTTTGCGAAGGATGATAATTATAACTATGTGACGTTGATGACTTGTACGCCATACATGATTAACACGCATCGTTTGTTGGTTCGGGGACATCGGATTCCAAACGAGAAAGAACCAGCCCCTAAGAAACAAATTCCGTGGATCTGGATCGGTCTCGGAGTAATTGTAGCTGGAGGCGCTGCATATGGTGGCTATCGTTGGTATAAGAAAAAGAAGGTGAAGTAG
- a CDS encoding DUF7601 domain-containing protein produces the protein MTMRKVYSVLMICLLLFGIGYPATGAFAEEDKDDQFKITETELTNENGEKLEEVDADKQANAKFHLKMTGKQARENDSTVLQLLGSDSLKIASSAQQITPEVVNGTFVKAPTMTFQYESSLNSYMLKWNEADFENIEDDQVFDYEVTLPLEVQTITEDSKANMEMKFSGLTETIKFGSLSFLAPVENEKVESEESTATDKESETSSKANTESSENNESEDDADADADTESIAGKAAKAIENIDLPTLPDRTGNPLGVAANFHIFAENFVAGGHAHTSGNIAVNSLTNTSGIGNEKRDEHWQETSYVKNYDGSKNEISFRTGVFGNSHSLVPDENDSGTCLTGGPLGTSLIRYHTSDGSESSNPTGAAINENWIDVTSTLSQLDATRDDLVRTPYAIDFNDTRYLTTNDDNRVVLNFENELIQNTFVIKVNNSQIAGKELDIKLRNDQNVIFIASPNSEGTLGAAHMKITVDGDDVGADPESGGNEFKYSILWVIPEEFKDITLVGSRFFGSILAPTQKVTSTTDFNGTIVADTYTGSSAETHSWTYNPTKPVDPEPETTQLVVQKTVDGSDEDKNKDFKFVITRLDDETFTGSLKIRINGSSEEVDLNFKDGKSEEISLKHGEHVSLTVPNGSKFSINETQAHGAETSIDIAGEEGLISGTQTGQIEMGTEETGKSHIVNYTNKFDEEEPETKDLKIKKTVTGNVPSGTKFKFNLSIDPKEAGSYKYSIDGGTEQTIEFDEEGNSTSSIELEADQTATIKELPENAKVTITEIDADGYKTTVKHDENDAEDKKEITIDFENISASSTSVVFNNHLTEPTMPVTGGIGNFIVILVGFILVALGGFLFNKNRRGSLNG, from the coding sequence ATGACCATGAGAAAAGTTTACTCGGTTTTAATGATCTGTCTGTTACTCTTCGGGATAGGATACCCTGCTACGGGAGCCTTTGCTGAGGAAGACAAAGACGATCAATTTAAGATCACGGAGACAGAACTGACAAACGAAAATGGCGAAAAACTAGAGGAGGTTGATGCAGACAAGCAAGCGAACGCCAAGTTTCACTTGAAGATGACTGGAAAGCAGGCTCGTGAAAACGATAGTACAGTTTTACAATTGCTTGGGTCAGATAGTTTAAAGATAGCAAGTAGTGCACAACAAATTACGCCAGAGGTTGTTAACGGGACCTTTGTAAAAGCGCCGACAATGACTTTTCAGTATGAATCAAGTCTTAATAGTTACATGTTGAAGTGGAATGAAGCAGATTTTGAGAATATTGAAGATGATCAGGTATTTGATTATGAAGTGACACTTCCACTTGAAGTTCAAACGATTACCGAAGATTCTAAAGCCAATATGGAAATGAAATTTAGTGGTTTGACAGAGACCATCAAATTTGGATCTCTTTCGTTTTTAGCTCCTGTTGAAAATGAAAAGGTTGAATCAGAGGAAAGTACAGCGACTGACAAAGAATCTGAAACATCTTCCAAAGCAAATACTGAGAGTAGTGAAAACAATGAATCAGAGGATGATGCGGATGCGGACGCCGATACTGAAAGTATTGCAGGAAAGGCTGCTAAAGCAATCGAAAACATTGATTTGCCAACTTTGCCTGACCGGACTGGTAATCCATTGGGTGTTGCAGCGAACTTCCATATTTTTGCAGAAAATTTTGTGGCTGGTGGGCATGCCCATACTAGTGGAAACATTGCGGTTAATTCCTTAACCAATACTTCTGGTATTGGTAATGAGAAACGTGATGAGCATTGGCAAGAAACTAGTTATGTAAAGAATTATGATGGCTCAAAAAATGAAATTAGTTTTAGAACCGGTGTTTTTGGTAATAGTCATAGTTTAGTACCGGATGAAAATGATAGTGGAACTTGTTTGACTGGTGGACCATTGGGAACATCATTAATTAGATATCATACCAGTGACGGTAGCGAGTCAAGTAATCCAACTGGAGCTGCAATTAATGAAAATTGGATTGATGTCACGAGTACTTTAAGTCAATTAGATGCGACAAGAGATGACCTAGTTCGAACACCGTATGCAATTGACTTTAATGACACTCGTTATTTGACGACAAATGATGATAATCGGGTAGTGTTAAATTTTGAGAATGAATTGATACAAAATACATTTGTTATTAAGGTCAATAATTCACAAATAGCTGGTAAAGAATTGGACATTAAATTACGAAATGATCAAAATGTCATCTTTATTGCATCGCCAAATAGCGAAGGCACACTGGGTGCTGCTCATATGAAAATAACTGTTGATGGTGATGATGTTGGTGCCGATCCTGAAAGTGGAGGAAATGAATTTAAGTATTCAATTTTGTGGGTAATTCCAGAAGAATTTAAGGACATCACACTTGTTGGTAGTAGGTTCTTTGGATCCATATTGGCACCGACCCAGAAAGTTACAAGTACAACTGACTTTAATGGAACAATTGTTGCTGATACCTATACAGGGTCATCTGCTGAAACGCATTCTTGGACGTACAACCCAACTAAACCAGTAGATCCTGAACCAGAAACTACCCAATTAGTTGTCCAAAAAACAGTTGATGGTAGCGACGAGGACAAAAATAAAGACTTCAAGTTTGTTATTACACGTTTAGATGATGAGACCTTTACAGGTTCTCTCAAAATAAGAATTAATGGTTCAAGCGAGGAAGTTGACCTTAACTTTAAGGATGGTAAATCAGAAGAAATTAGTTTGAAGCATGGAGAGCATGTTTCATTAACCGTACCAAATGGATCTAAATTTTCCATTAATGAAACACAAGCGCATGGGGCAGAAACGAGCATTGATATCGCAGGCGAAGAGGGTTTAATTAGTGGCACACAAACTGGGCAAATTGAAATGGGAACTGAAGAGACCGGTAAGAGCCATATTGTTAACTACACAAATAAATTTGACGAAGAAGAACCAGAAACTAAAGATCTTAAAATTAAAAAAACAGTGACTGGTAATGTTCCAAGCGGCACTAAATTCAAATTTAATTTGAGTATTGATCCAAAAGAAGCGGGTAGTTATAAATACTCAATTGACGGTGGTACAGAACAAACCATTGAATTTGATGAAGAAGGGAACTCAACTTCTTCAATCGAATTAGAAGCCGACCAAACTGCCACAATTAAGGAACTGCCAGAGAATGCAAAGGTCACAATTACTGAAATTGACGCAGATGGATACAAAACAACAGTTAAACATGATGAAAATGATGCTGAAGACAAAAAAGAAATCACAATTGATTTTGAAAATATCAGCGCTAGCTCAACTTCAGTCGTATTTAATAATCATTTAACTGAGCCTACAATGCCTGTAACAGGTGGAATTGGAAACTTTATAGTTATTCTCGTTGGTTTTATATTAGTAGCCTTGGGTGGCTTCTTGTTTAACAAAAACCGCCGAGGTAGCTTAAATGGATAA
- the rihC gene encoding ribonucleoside hydrolase RihC: protein MTTKIIIDCDPGIDDAAAISVALNNPAFDVKLITTVAGNVTVDKTTKNALKLVHFFNKKVPVASGAEQPLLKPFEDAARIHGESGMPGYDFDELVGDTVKHSAMEALYLTIMRSEDPITLVPTGAYTNIALLLAVHPEVKSKISRIVAMGGALGRGNMTSAAEFNVFTDPDAAKIMYASGIPIVMIGLDVTMKALLTPKTLDTVATLGEAGNMLAAIFKHYYEGHEGGIPMHDVNTICYLLHPEFYQMASYWIDVQTSGPAIGETVADIRGAYHQGKTNAEVAVGIDADDFNQWFIEEVRNMKVE from the coding sequence ATGACCACCAAAATAATTATAGACTGCGACCCAGGAATCGATGATGCTGCGGCAATTTCTGTAGCTTTGAATAATCCAGCATTTGACGTCAAACTAATTACAACAGTTGCCGGCAATGTAACTGTCGATAAAACCACTAAGAATGCTTTGAAATTAGTGCACTTTTTTAACAAAAAAGTACCGGTGGCTAGTGGTGCCGAACAACCTTTACTGAAGCCGTTTGAAGATGCAGCGCGGATTCACGGTGAATCAGGAATGCCTGGCTATGATTTCGATGAACTGGTCGGAGATACTGTGAAGCATTCCGCAATGGAAGCTTTGTACCTTACCATTATGCGCAGCGAGGATCCAATCACCTTAGTTCCAACGGGAGCTTATACGAATATTGCACTACTTTTGGCAGTTCATCCGGAAGTTAAGTCTAAAATTTCTCGGATCGTTGCCATGGGGGGTGCTTTAGGCCGTGGCAACATGACCAGTGCTGCTGAGTTTAATGTTTTTACCGATCCTGACGCAGCAAAGATTATGTATGCCTCTGGAATTCCGATCGTAATGATTGGCTTGGATGTCACAATGAAGGCGTTGCTTACTCCAAAAACACTGGATACCGTTGCAACTCTGGGTGAAGCAGGGAACATGTTGGCAGCCATTTTCAAACATTATTATGAAGGTCATGAAGGTGGCATCCCAATGCACGACGTCAACACGATTTGTTACTTATTACATCCGGAGTTCTACCAAATGGCAAGTTACTGGATTGATGTGCAAACAAGCGGTCCGGCGATCGGTGAAACAGTGGCCGATATTCGCGGGGCTTATCATCAAGGGAAAACGAACGCTGAAGTGGCAGTTGGCATTGATGCCGATGACTTTAATCAGTGGTTCATTGAAGAAGTGCGGAATATGAAAGTCGAATAA
- a CDS encoding SpaA isopeptide-forming pilin-related protein translates to MTVKKKGLFKKIGAGLLVAAAMAPLALGLTSIKSVSAAETDFTISLHKMVKNSDDAQTIESDGAEKTDIPGYEVYDKKTDGNVEFSIFDIESTFEAWKDEQPSGQYADDEEAFNAFQQELISKFSKDAEGNDLTVDEILAAQRTYLTSNGLTAVHTIDTKSEGWTGNTFNFNKEGISNEGKYLILETDADSSQATSISAPLIFGLPLKDHETSSKIHLYAKNTVPKTDPGLEKQMQDPEDITKYITKAGVEFTLTGPNGSVTKTTGEDGKIEIQKLSNGDYSLEETKTLDGWKLLEGKFLFNVNNGTLTKREGSADWATLTEPTDGRWVFKIDNFLTTGDKDFIKVDSEDEELVLEGAEFVVTNNNTDTRKYAQLDGNNKFVKWVTNLDNASEITSDDDGKLSVSGLPYNGEGTRYYLQETKAPAGYGLKKELIPFTINSGSSATSDQEIENTKIGLPTTGGMGIWLFVLVGAVMMGGAGFYYYKSRKNKLV, encoded by the coding sequence ATGACAGTAAAGAAAAAAGGGCTTTTTAAAAAAATTGGGGCCGGCCTGCTGGTTGCAGCAGCCATGGCACCTTTAGCACTTGGGTTAACAAGTATTAAGAGTGTGAGTGCAGCGGAAACAGATTTTACAATTAGTTTGCATAAAATGGTAAAAAACTCTGATGATGCTCAAACTATCGAAAGTGACGGGGCTGAAAAAACTGATATTCCAGGGTACGAAGTCTATGATAAAAAAACAGATGGGAATGTTGAGTTTTCAATTTTCGATATTGAATCAACTTTTGAAGCTTGGAAAGATGAGCAACCATCGGGGCAATATGCAGATGACGAAGAGGCCTTTAACGCTTTTCAGCAGGAATTGATCTCCAAGTTTTCAAAAGATGCCGAGGGTAATGATTTAACTGTTGACGAAATATTGGCGGCACAAAGAACATATCTTACATCTAATGGTTTAACTGCTGTACACACGATTGACACTAAGAGCGAAGGCTGGACAGGAAATACTTTCAATTTCAATAAAGAAGGCATTTCAAATGAAGGTAAATATTTAATTCTAGAAACAGATGCTGATTCTAGTCAAGCAACTTCGATTTCGGCACCGTTAATTTTTGGACTTCCGCTGAAAGATCATGAAACATCAAGTAAAATTCATCTATATGCCAAAAACACAGTTCCCAAAACCGACCCAGGTTTGGAAAAACAAATGCAAGATCCTGAGGATATAACAAAATATATTACAAAAGCAGGCGTTGAATTTACTCTAACAGGGCCGAATGGGAGTGTTACTAAAACAACCGGGGAAGACGGAAAAATTGAAATTCAAAAGCTTTCAAACGGAGACTATTCCCTTGAAGAAACTAAGACTTTAGATGGATGGAAATTACTTGAAGGTAAATTCTTATTTAATGTTAATAACGGAACACTTACAAAGCGTGAAGGATCAGCTGATTGGGCTACATTAACAGAGCCTACAGATGGTAGATGGGTCTTTAAAATTGACAACTTCTTAACGACTGGAGATAAAGACTTTATTAAAGTCGATAGTGAAGATGAAGAATTAGTTTTAGAAGGTGCTGAGTTCGTTGTTACTAATAACAACACGGACACACGTAAGTATGCGCAACTAGATGGTAATAACAAATTTGTTAAATGGGTAACCAATCTTGATAATGCAAGTGAGATTACTTCAGATGACGATGGAAAATTATCTGTTTCTGGATTGCCATATAACGGTGAAGGCACACGATACTATCTCCAAGAAACTAAGGCCCCAGCTGGTTATGGATTAAAGAAAGAATTAATTCCTTTCACAATCAATTCCGGTAGTTCGGCAACTTCTGATCAAGAAATTGAAAATACAAAGATTGGTCTTCCAACCACTGGTGGTATGGGAATCTGGTTATTCGTCCTTGTTGGTGCAGTAATGATGGGTGGCGCAGGATTTTACTACTACAAATCACGTAAAAACAAATTAGTTTAA
- a CDS encoding NupC/NupG family nucleoside CNT transporter, translated as MYLLINIIGILVFIGVAFLFSKDKKHVDWRSVITMLVINVFLAWFLTGFSIGIDGVKAAANAFNWMVQISYSGIGFALASWVDVKQMDFVTSSLLPILMIVPLFDILTYIGFLPWLIKWVGRGLAFVTRQPKFESFFAVEMMFLGNTEALAVSSLQLKQMKAQRLVTIAMMSMSCVTASILGAYMQMMPGEYVIAAVPINIVNAIIVTIILNPVTVTPEEDTIAKIGGSSQVEENNQTTDTSGSEDLAEAQVKEDMKPKKEPFFSFLGDSILGAGKLVLIILANVIAFVALAKLIDEGLQLIFPWLTLENILGVIMFPFAWLLGLDVPTAFKFAQFMGTKLVTNEFVVMGKVSPVVDTYAPHFKAMLTVFLTSFANLSTTGMIIGAFKGIVDRKKNDVISKNVGYMLLSGVLVSLMSAGVVGLFSW; from the coding sequence ATGTACTTACTCATTAATATTATTGGAATTCTTGTTTTTATCGGTGTCGCGTTTTTGTTCTCCAAAGATAAGAAACATGTTGATTGGCGTTCAGTGATCACGATGTTAGTGATTAACGTCTTCTTGGCCTGGTTTTTAACGGGCTTCTCGATCGGAATTGACGGTGTTAAAGCAGCTGCCAATGCGTTTAATTGGATGGTGCAAATTTCGTATTCAGGAATTGGTTTTGCTTTAGCGAGTTGGGTGGACGTCAAACAAATGGACTTTGTGACAAGTTCGTTATTACCCATTTTGATGATTGTGCCATTATTCGATATTTTGACTTATATTGGGTTCCTACCTTGGTTAATTAAATGGGTAGGTCGTGGTTTGGCATTTGTTACGCGCCAACCAAAATTCGAATCATTTTTCGCTGTTGAAATGATGTTTCTTGGAAATACCGAAGCACTTGCTGTTTCGAGTTTACAATTGAAACAAATGAAAGCTCAACGCCTGGTAACGATTGCCATGATGTCAATGAGTTGTGTGACAGCTTCGATTTTGGGAGCCTACATGCAGATGATGCCCGGTGAGTACGTGATCGCCGCAGTTCCAATTAATATTGTGAATGCAATTATTGTCACAATCATTTTAAATCCCGTGACTGTAACGCCGGAAGAGGATACCATTGCCAAAATCGGTGGAAGTTCACAAGTTGAAGAAAATAATCAAACTACCGATACGAGTGGCTCTGAAGACTTAGCAGAAGCACAAGTTAAAGAAGATATGAAACCCAAGAAAGAACCATTTTTCTCATTCTTGGGAGATTCTATTTTAGGTGCTGGTAAATTAGTGCTAATTATTTTAGCGAACGTTATTGCATTCGTGGCCTTAGCTAAGTTAATTGATGAAGGATTACAATTAATTTTCCCATGGTTAACTTTGGAAAATATTTTAGGAGTGATCATGTTCCCATTTGCTTGGCTTTTAGGGTTAGATGTCCCAACGGCCTTCAAATTTGCCCAATTCATGGGAACCAAGCTGGTTACCAACGAATTTGTCGTTATGGGAAAAGTTTCTCCTGTTGTTGATACGTATGCGCCTCATTTCAAGGCGATGCTAACTGTTTTCTTAACTTCTTTCGCAAACCTTTCAACGACCGGGATGATTATCGGTGCGTTTAAAGGAATTGTTGATCGTAAGAAGAATGATGTGATCTCTAAAAACGTGGGCTACATGCTGTTATCCGGTGTGTTAGTCTCGCTAATGTCAGCCGGCGTGGTTGGGCTGTTTAGCTGGTAG